From one Rhineura floridana isolate rRhiFlo1 chromosome 4, rRhiFlo1.hap2, whole genome shotgun sequence genomic stretch:
- the LOC133382828 gene encoding uncharacterized protein LOC133382828 isoform X5, whose product MQVPGSTLISMKILSLLLALLLLFCPAAPDDAYFGKLRTCSCHPNWFKPHPLHSDKACHHHRQRRTRAPDSIVVLSSTFSGPLEANLPCHDCYGNKNKPAQSSGIHKRGLKEKERHIYKWSMEQKFSFVDLPKI is encoded by the exons GTCCCTGGCAGCACCCTGATCAGCATGAAAATCCTTTCCCTTCTCTTggctctcctcctcctgttctgtcCAGCTGCTCCAG ATGATGCTTATTTTGGCAAGCTGAGGACCTGTTCCTGTCACCCAAATTGGTTTAAACCCCATCCTCTCCACAGTGACAAAGCATGCCATCATCACAGACAAAGGAGAACCAGGGCTCCTGACTCCATTGTGGTTTTATCATCAACATTTTCTGGTCCTTTGGAAGCCAACCTTCCTTGTCATGATTGCTATGGTAATAAAAATAAACCTGCACAATCTAGTGGCATTCACAAGAGAGgcttgaaagagaaagaaagacatATCTACAAATGGTCCATGGAGCAAAAGTTCTCATTTGTTGACTTACCTAAAATTTAA